Proteins encoded within one genomic window of Xylophilus sp. GOD-11R:
- the phoR gene encoding phosphate regulon sensor histidine kinase PhoR, with protein sequence MIARLLMFFAWQAAGLAVGAWLATQGPLDAGLWHTAFCLTAAMAVSAWLAFFWDLHRARRLLVWLRNGSVAAEAPVLRGVWGEVVDRSRRRARESERALRQSQARLDDILSALQASPNGVVLLDAGGHIEWCNQMATEHFGIEAQRDLMQSIGNLVRDPAFVAYWSGGDFSSGITMPGSRSTGARPVRLAVNLHRYGEGRTLILSRDVTAVEQAEAMRRDFVANVSHEIRTPLTVLTGFVETLQTLPLETAERAHYLGLMAQQASRMQGVVSDLLTLSRLEGSPPPGRTESMPLALLLSQCEQEGQALSTVLGRRHTLVFPAADGLGGASLLGAPQELRSALSNLVGNAIRYTPAGGTISVAWTVLDGSDSARGTLGEGEISVRDTGPGVASEHIPRLTERFYRVDRSRSRETGGTGLGLAIVKHVMQRHGGRLRIVSQVGAGSTFSLVFPAMRVRVEAAAAAQNR encoded by the coding sequence ATGATCGCGCGGCTTTTGATGTTCTTCGCCTGGCAGGCGGCCGGCCTCGCGGTCGGCGCCTGGCTGGCAACCCAGGGCCCGCTTGATGCGGGCCTTTGGCATACCGCTTTCTGTCTGACGGCTGCGATGGCCGTGTCGGCCTGGCTGGCGTTTTTCTGGGATCTGCACCGCGCCCGGCGCCTGCTGGTGTGGCTGCGCAATGGCTCGGTCGCCGCCGAGGCACCGGTGCTGCGCGGCGTATGGGGCGAGGTGGTCGACCGCTCGCGCCGGCGCGCGCGCGAGTCCGAACGTGCCTTGCGCCAGAGCCAGGCGCGACTGGACGACATCCTGTCTGCGCTGCAGGCATCGCCCAACGGCGTGGTGCTGCTCGACGCCGGCGGCCATATCGAGTGGTGCAACCAGATGGCGACCGAGCATTTCGGCATCGAGGCGCAGCGCGATTTGATGCAGTCCATCGGCAATCTGGTGCGCGACCCGGCCTTCGTGGCGTATTGGTCGGGCGGCGACTTTTCGTCCGGCATCACCATGCCGGGCAGCCGCAGCACCGGTGCGCGACCGGTTCGGCTGGCGGTCAACCTGCATCGATACGGCGAAGGCCGCACGCTCATCCTGTCGCGCGACGTCACTGCCGTGGAGCAGGCCGAGGCGATGCGACGCGACTTCGTGGCCAATGTGTCGCACGAGATCCGCACCCCACTCACGGTGCTCACCGGCTTCGTCGAAACCCTGCAGACCCTGCCGCTGGAAACCGCAGAGCGCGCGCATTACCTGGGCCTGATGGCCCAGCAGGCCAGTCGCATGCAAGGTGTGGTGAGCGATTTGCTGACGCTGTCGCGCCTGGAAGGCAGCCCGCCACCCGGCCGTACCGAATCGATGCCGCTGGCGCTGCTGCTGTCGCAATGCGAGCAGGAAGGCCAGGCGCTGTCGACGGTGCTCGGGCGCCGGCACACGCTGGTGTTTCCGGCAGCCGATGGCTTGGGCGGCGCCAGCCTGCTGGGCGCGCCGCAGGAGCTGCGCAGCGCTCTGTCCAACCTGGTGGGCAATGCCATCCGCTACACGCCGGCCGGCGGCACCATCAGCGTTGCGTGGACGGTGCTCGATGGCAGCGACTCGGCGCGTGGCACGCTCGGCGAAGGGGAGATCTCGGTGCGTGACACCGGGCCGGGCGTGGCCTCCGAACATATTCCGCGGCTGACCGAGCGCTTCTACCGCGTCGATCGCAGCCGCTCGCGTGAGACCGGTGGCACCGGACTGGGTCTGGCCATCGTCAAGCACGTGATGCAGCGCCACGGCGGGCGCTTGCGCATCGTGAGCCAGGTGGGGGCGGGGTCGACCTTCTCGCTGGTCTTCCCGGCGATGCGGGTGCGTGTGGAAGCCGCCGCCGCCGCGCAGAACCGCTGA
- the pstS gene encoding phosphate ABC transporter substrate-binding protein PstS: MNKTLIAALAAAAAFGAVSAQAQTEATGAGASFPAPLYSKWASDYNKSTSVRINYQSVGSGAGLKQIEAKTVDFGASDMPLKDEELAAKSLVQFPTVIGGIVPVVNIKGIAPGQLKLSGPVIADIYLGKITKWNDPAIAALNSGVTLPDSLIAVVRRADGSGTSFGFTNYLSKVSADWKSKVGEGTAVNWPTGAGGKGNEGVAAFVNRLPDSIGYVEYAYVKQNKMTYTQMVNADGAAVSPDDETFKAAAAGADWSKSFYQILTNQPGKDAWPITSATFILMHKSQDKPAQATTALKFFEWAYKSGDKTATDLDYVPMPASVKDVIYKSWGNIKDTSGKAVAFK, encoded by the coding sequence ATGAACAAGACCCTGATCGCCGCTCTGGCTGCCGCTGCTGCTTTCGGCGCCGTCAGCGCACAAGCCCAGACAGAAGCCACCGGCGCAGGCGCCAGCTTCCCGGCTCCCCTGTATTCCAAGTGGGCTTCCGACTACAACAAGTCCACCAGCGTCCGCATCAATTACCAGTCCGTCGGCTCCGGTGCCGGCCTGAAGCAGATCGAAGCCAAGACCGTCGACTTCGGCGCATCCGACATGCCCCTGAAGGACGAAGAACTGGCCGCCAAGAGTTTGGTGCAGTTCCCCACCGTCATCGGCGGCATCGTGCCCGTCGTCAACATCAAGGGCATCGCCCCCGGCCAGCTCAAGCTGAGCGGCCCGGTCATCGCCGACATCTACCTCGGCAAGATCACCAAGTGGAACGATCCGGCCATCGCCGCGCTGAATTCCGGCGTGACGCTGCCCGACTCGCTGATCGCCGTGGTTCGCCGCGCCGACGGTTCGGGCACCAGCTTCGGTTTCACCAACTACCTGAGCAAGGTCAGCGCCGACTGGAAGAGCAAGGTCGGTGAAGGCACGGCCGTGAACTGGCCCACCGGTGCGGGTGGCAAGGGCAACGAAGGCGTCGCCGCTTTCGTGAACCGCCTGCCTGACTCCATCGGCTACGTCGAGTACGCCTACGTCAAGCAGAACAAGATGACCTACACCCAGATGGTCAATGCCGACGGCGCCGCCGTGTCGCCCGACGACGAGACCTTCAAGGCCGCCGCTGCCGGCGCCGACTGGAGCAAGAGCTTCTACCAGATCCTGACGAACCAGCCGGGCAAGGATGCATGGCCGATCACTTCCGCCACCTTCATCCTGATGCACAAGTCGCAGGACAAGCCGGCCCAGGCCACCACCGCACTGAAGTTCTTCGAATGGGCTTACAAGAGCGGTGACAAGACTGCCACCGACCTGGACTACGTGCCGATGCCTGCCAGCGTGAAGGACGTGATCTACAAGTCCTGGGGCAACATCAAGGACACCTCCGGCAAGGCGGTAGCCTTCAAGTAA
- the phoU gene encoding phosphate signaling complex protein PhoU gives MPDKHLSTQFDSELNGVSSRVMELGGLVESQIRQAIYALSQFSSEVADEVVETEVRVNAMEIQIDHELSSIIARRQPTARDLRLLIAISKTTANLERVGDEANKIARMAKSIIESGSARTLPSSDLRVAGDLASGLLRKALDAFARLDVTAAVAILKEDDQIDREFDGFVRKLVTYMMEDPRTISASLDLLFLAKAIERIGDHAKNIAEFIIYIVKGTDVRHTSMQAIESAVL, from the coding sequence ATGCCAGACAAGCATCTCTCGACGCAGTTCGACAGCGAACTCAACGGTGTCTCCTCCCGCGTGATGGAGCTCGGCGGCCTGGTCGAATCGCAGATCCGCCAGGCGATCTACGCCTTGTCGCAGTTCAGCTCGGAAGTCGCCGACGAAGTCGTCGAGACCGAAGTCCGGGTGAACGCGATGGAGATCCAGATCGACCACGAGCTGTCGTCCATCATCGCCCGCCGCCAGCCGACGGCGCGCGACCTGCGCCTGCTGATCGCGATCTCCAAGACCACGGCCAACCTGGAACGGGTGGGCGACGAGGCCAACAAGATCGCGCGCATGGCCAAGTCGATCATCGAGAGCGGATCGGCGCGCACGCTGCCCTCATCCGACCTGCGCGTGGCCGGCGACCTGGCCTCGGGCTTGCTGCGCAAGGCGCTCGATGCCTTTGCCCGCCTCGACGTGACCGCCGCCGTGGCGATCCTGAAGGAAGACGACCAGATCGATCGCGAGTTCGACGGCTTCGTGCGCAAGCTGGTCACCTACATGATGGAAGACCCGCGCACGATCTCGGCGAGCCTCGACCTGCTGTTCCTGGCCAAGGCCATCGAGCGCATCGGCGACCACGCCAAGAACATCGCGGAGTTCATCATCTACATCGTCAAGGGCACCGATGTGCGCCACACGTCGATGCAGGCGATCGAATCCGCGGTGCTTTGA
- a CDS encoding MATE family efflux transporter translates to MAVSSLPAQDSGEFRSIARHALTVLAGQMAVMAFGLTDTIVAGRHSDASLAALSIGSAIYVSIYVALTGSIQSLLPVWAELHGAGKPDALGRSVRQSAYLWLPASALGILVLLAPGPLLRVVQVPADMRADVVGYLHILACALPFALLFRIYGTLNQSLGKPVLVTWLQMASLVVKVPLSALLALGWGGVPAMGAVGCAWATLVVYVLMAAVSLALLRWQPLYQGFGLWRRLEAPHAPTLAAFARLGVPAGLSYLVDVTSLTLMALFIARQGTVPTAAHQIAASMAGMLYMVPLSLAIATSARVGYWLGAGRPERARRAVATGMKTTACLALAMAATLWLARGQIAGLYSANAAVATLAASLLGWVALFHLGDAIQCFCAFVLRCWRITISTFAVYALMLWGVGLGGGYALAYTDWFGPAWRSPQAFWLAGGSALWLTAAAFSAMLALTLRRRG, encoded by the coding sequence GTCGCCGGCCGCCATTCCGACGCCTCTTTGGCCGCGCTGTCGATCGGCTCGGCGATCTACGTCAGCATCTACGTCGCACTCACCGGCTCGATCCAGTCGCTGCTGCCGGTGTGGGCCGAGCTGCACGGCGCCGGCAAGCCCGACGCGCTGGGACGCTCGGTCCGGCAGTCGGCCTACCTGTGGTTGCCGGCGTCGGCGCTCGGGATACTGGTGCTGCTGGCGCCCGGCCCGCTGTTGCGCGTGGTGCAGGTGCCGGCCGACATGCGGGCCGATGTGGTGGGCTATCTCCACATCCTCGCCTGCGCCCTGCCCTTCGCGCTGCTGTTCCGCATCTACGGCACGCTCAACCAGAGCCTGGGCAAGCCGGTGCTGGTGACCTGGCTGCAGATGGCTTCGCTCGTCGTCAAGGTGCCGCTGTCGGCGCTGCTGGCGCTGGGCTGGGGCGGCGTGCCGGCAATGGGCGCGGTCGGCTGCGCATGGGCCACGCTGGTGGTCTATGTGCTCATGGCAGCGGTGTCGCTGGCGCTGCTGCGCTGGCAGCCGCTCTACCAGGGCTTCGGCCTCTGGCGCCGCCTCGAGGCACCGCATGCGCCCACGCTCGCGGCATTCGCCCGGCTCGGCGTGCCGGCCGGGCTGTCCTATCTCGTCGACGTCACCTCGCTGACCTTGATGGCTTTGTTCATCGCGCGCCAGGGCACGGTGCCCACCGCCGCCCACCAGATCGCCGCCAGCATGGCCGGCATGCTCTACATGGTGCCGCTGTCGCTGGCCATCGCGACCAGCGCGCGGGTCGGCTACTGGCTCGGCGCGGGCCGGCCCGAACGCGCGCGCCGCGCGGTCGCCACCGGCATGAAGACGACCGCCTGCCTGGCCCTGGCGATGGCTGCGACGCTGTGGCTCGCCCGCGGCCAGATCGCCGGCCTCTACAGCGCCAACGCGGCCGTCGCCACGCTGGCGGCGAGCCTGCTGGGCTGGGTCGCCCTGTTCCACCTGGGCGACGCCATCCAGTGTTTCTGCGCCTTTGTGCTGCGCTGCTGGCGCATCACCATCTCGACCTTCGCGGTGTACGCACTGATGCTCTGGGGTGTGGGACTGGGCGGTGGTTATGCCCTGGCCTACACCGACTGGTTCGGCCCGGCCTGGCGATCACCGCAGGCCTTCTGGCTGGCCGGTGGCAGCGCGCTGTGGCTCACGGCTGCGGCGTTCTCGGCGATGCTGGCGTTGACGCTGCGGCGCCGCGGCTGA
- the phoB gene encoding phosphate regulon transcriptional regulator PhoB, with amino-acid sequence MKKLPLVLIVEDESAIAELIAVNLRHNGFQPVWAEDGEAAQRELDAVLPDVILLDWMLPGTSGLMLARKWRADARTKGVPILMLTARGDEPDKVAGLDAGADDYVTKPFSTQELLARIRAVLRRRAPEQLADTVSLGALVLDAATHRVSYGGQPLKVAPTEFKLLHYLMRHAERVHSRTQLLDKVWGDHVFIEERTVDVHVKRLREALGSAGTMVETVRGAGYRATAQPAISLVQTQAQAQ; translated from the coding sequence ATGAAGAAATTGCCCCTGGTGCTGATCGTCGAGGATGAATCGGCGATTGCCGAACTCATCGCGGTGAATCTGCGCCACAACGGCTTTCAGCCGGTCTGGGCCGAGGACGGCGAGGCCGCGCAGCGCGAGCTCGACGCCGTGCTGCCAGACGTGATCCTGCTCGACTGGATGCTGCCCGGCACCAGCGGCCTGATGCTGGCGCGCAAATGGCGTGCCGACGCCCGTACCAAAGGCGTTCCGATCCTGATGCTGACCGCGCGTGGCGACGAGCCCGACAAGGTGGCCGGGCTCGATGCCGGTGCCGACGACTACGTCACCAAGCCCTTTTCCACGCAGGAGCTGCTGGCCCGCATCCGCGCAGTGCTGCGCCGCCGCGCACCGGAGCAGCTGGCCGACACGGTGTCGCTCGGCGCGCTGGTGCTCGACGCGGCGACCCACCGGGTCAGCTACGGCGGCCAGCCCCTGAAGGTGGCGCCCACTGAGTTCAAGCTGCTGCACTACCTCATGCGCCACGCCGAACGGGTGCACAGCCGCACCCAGCTGCTCGACAAGGTGTGGGGCGACCACGTCTTCATCGAGGAGCGTACGGTCGACGTGCATGTGAAGCGCCTGCGCGAGGCGCTCGGCTCGGCCGGCACCATGGTCGAGACCGTGCGCGGCGCCGGCTATCGCGCCACCGCGCAACCTGCCATCTCGCTCGTCCAGACCCAGGCGCAAGCCCAGTGA
- the pstA gene encoding phosphate ABC transporter permease PstA translates to MNTATTGQRLIDAAELAETRRARFASRKRVNTIALALSLVAMAFGVFWLIWILWETLRLGIGGLSFALFTESTPPPNEEGGLANAIFGSGVMVMLATFVGTPIGIMAGVYLAEYDTRGWLASVTRFVNDILLSAPSIVIGLFVYAVVVSRFKSYSAYAGILALALIVIPVVIRTTENMLMLVPSGLREAAYALGTPKWKVISMITLRAARAGVITGVLLAVARIAGETAPLLFTALSNQFWNADLSKPMASLPVTIFKFAMSPYENWQQLAWAGVFLITVAVLGLNILARVVTRQK, encoded by the coding sequence GTGAATACCGCCACCACCGGACAACGTCTCATCGACGCGGCCGAACTGGCCGAAACCCGCCGGGCGCGTTTCGCTTCGCGCAAGCGCGTCAACACCATCGCCCTGGCACTTTCGCTGGTGGCCATGGCCTTCGGCGTCTTCTGGCTGATCTGGATCCTCTGGGAAACCCTGCGTCTGGGTATCGGCGGCCTCAGCTTCGCGCTGTTCACCGAATCGACCCCGCCACCCAACGAAGAGGGCGGGCTGGCCAATGCGATCTTCGGCTCTGGCGTGATGGTAATGCTGGCGACTTTCGTCGGCACCCCCATCGGCATCATGGCCGGCGTCTACCTGGCCGAATACGACACCCGCGGATGGCTCGCTTCGGTGACCCGGTTCGTCAACGACATCCTGCTGTCGGCACCGTCGATCGTGATCGGCCTGTTCGTGTATGCGGTCGTGGTCTCGCGCTTCAAGAGCTACTCGGCCTACGCGGGCATTCTGGCCCTGGCGCTGATTGTGATTCCGGTGGTGATCCGCACCACCGAGAACATGCTGATGCTGGTGCCGTCCGGACTGCGCGAAGCCGCCTACGCCCTGGGCACGCCCAAGTGGAAGGTCATCTCGATGATCACTCTGCGTGCAGCCCGCGCCGGCGTCATCACCGGTGTGCTGCTGGCCGTGGCCCGCATCGCCGGCGAAACCGCTCCGCTGCTGTTCACCGCGCTGTCCAACCAGTTCTGGAACGCCGACCTGTCCAAGCCGATGGCCAGCCTGCCGGTGACCATCTTCAAGTTCGCGATGAGCCCGTACGAAAACTGGCAGCAGCTGGCCTGGGCCGGCGTCTTCCTGATCACCGTCGCGGTGCTCGGCCTCAATATCCTCGCCCGCGTCGTGACGCGGCAAAAGTAA
- the pstC gene encoding phosphate ABC transporter permease subunit PstC, whose amino-acid sequence MNPSPAPRSRLTGALADRLFGMLARGAALLTLALLLGILGSLVVGAWPSISKYGLTFFVRSVWDPVQNDYGGLVMIYGTLATSIIALLIAVPVSFGIALFLTELSPSWLKRPLGTAIELLAAVPSIVYGMWGLMVFGPILATYVQQPLQKMFNGVPLLGAFVSGPPVGIGILAAGIILAIMIIPFIASVMRDVFEVTPPLLKESAYGLGSTTWEVVFKVVLPFTKTGVLGGIMLGLGRALGETMAVTFVIGNMNQLNSLSVFEAANSITSALANEFAEAGEGLHQASLIYLGLVLFFITFVVLSLSKLLLARLKKSEGAKS is encoded by the coding sequence ATGAATCCATCTCCCGCTCCGCGCTCGCGCCTCACCGGCGCGCTCGCCGATCGTCTCTTCGGCATGCTAGCCCGCGGCGCGGCCTTGCTGACCCTGGCGTTGCTGCTCGGCATCCTCGGCTCGCTGGTCGTCGGCGCGTGGCCGTCGATTTCCAAGTACGGGCTCACCTTCTTCGTGCGCAGCGTCTGGGACCCGGTCCAGAACGACTACGGCGGCTTGGTGATGATCTACGGCACGCTGGCTACCTCCATCATCGCCTTGCTGATCGCCGTGCCGGTGAGCTTCGGCATCGCGCTGTTCCTCACCGAACTGTCGCCGTCCTGGCTCAAGCGCCCGCTGGGCACCGCCATCGAGCTGCTGGCTGCGGTGCCTTCCATCGTCTACGGCATGTGGGGTTTGATGGTGTTCGGCCCGATCCTGGCGACCTATGTGCAGCAGCCGCTGCAGAAGATGTTCAACGGCGTGCCCCTGCTGGGCGCCTTCGTCTCCGGCCCTCCGGTGGGCATCGGCATCCTGGCCGCCGGCATCATCCTGGCGATCATGATCATCCCGTTCATCGCCTCGGTGATGCGCGACGTGTTCGAAGTGACGCCGCCGCTGCTCAAGGAATCCGCCTACGGCCTGGGTTCGACCACCTGGGAAGTCGTCTTCAAGGTGGTGCTGCCCTTCACCAAGACCGGTGTGCTCGGCGGCATCATGCTCGGCCTCGGCCGCGCGCTCGGTGAAACCATGGCGGTGACCTTCGTCATCGGCAACATGAACCAGCTCAATTCGCTGTCTGTCTTCGAAGCCGCCAACAGCATCACTTCGGCCCTGGCCAACGAGTTTGCCGAAGCCGGCGAAGGGCTGCATCAGGCATCGCTGATCTATCTGGGTCTGGTGCTGTTCTTTATCACCTTCGTCGTGCTGTCGCTGTCCAAGCTGCTGCTGGCGCGCCTGAAGAAGAGCGAAGGAGCCAAGTCGTGA
- the pstB gene encoding phosphate ABC transporter ATP-binding protein PstB, with amino-acid sequence MNSPVRPQQAGKPSLGPSKISVKDLNFYYGKFHALKGINLEIPEKKVTAFIGPSGCGKSTLLRTFNRMFELYPEQRAEGQIILDGENLLTSKQDVALIRAKVGMVFQKPTPFPMSIRDNIAFGVKLFENLNATDMDERIEWALRKAALWTEVKDKLHQSGSGLSGGQQQRLCIARGIAIRPEVLLLDEPCSALDPISTAKVEELIAELKNDYTVVIVTHNMQQAARCSDYTAYMYLGDLVEFGETEQMFFKPQRKETEDYITGRFG; translated from the coding sequence ATGAACTCCCCGGTGCGCCCCCAGCAGGCCGGCAAGCCCTCCCTCGGCCCGTCGAAGATCTCGGTCAAGGACCTGAACTTCTACTACGGCAAGTTCCACGCCCTGAAGGGCATCAATCTGGAAATTCCCGAGAAGAAGGTCACCGCCTTCATCGGTCCTTCGGGCTGCGGCAAGTCGACGCTGCTGCGCACCTTCAACCGCATGTTCGAGCTCTACCCGGAGCAGCGCGCCGAAGGCCAGATCATTCTGGACGGCGAGAACCTGCTGACCTCCAAGCAGGACGTGGCGCTGATCCGCGCCAAGGTCGGCATGGTGTTCCAGAAGCCGACGCCGTTCCCGATGTCGATCCGCGACAACATCGCCTTCGGCGTGAAGCTGTTCGAGAACCTCAATGCCACCGACATGGACGAGCGCATCGAATGGGCGCTGCGCAAGGCGGCACTGTGGACTGAAGTGAAGGACAAGCTGCACCAGAGCGGCTCGGGCCTCTCCGGCGGCCAGCAGCAGCGCCTGTGCATCGCGCGCGGCATCGCCATCCGCCCGGAAGTGCTGCTGCTCGACGAGCCCTGTTCGGCACTCGATCCGATCTCCACCGCCAAGGTCGAGGAGCTCATCGCCGAGCTGAAGAACGACTACACCGTGGTGATCGTCACCCACAACATGCAGCAGGCCGCGCGTTGCAGCGACTACACCGCCTACATGTACCTGGGCGACCTGGTCGAATTCGGCGAGACGGAACAGATGTTCTTCAAGCCGCAGCGCAAGGAAACCGAAGACTACATCACCGGCCGTTTCGGCTGA